Proteins from a genomic interval of Longimicrobiales bacterium:
- the mltG gene encoding endolytic transglycosylase MltG translates to MMRSTDYRTHSRTLRDAVHPPRAGMLPAIGALLLLSVGCAGEGSGDPVRVHVPVGAPFSQVADSLAAKDIVRAAPLFELYARATGDAARVKPGTYAFREGSGWKTVLHSLVTGDVLTDRLVIPEGWNLAGIAQRIAAVTELAEDSVMSLLADSAVASRHGVPGPTLEGYLYPATYTFPIGVPLDTIVARMVDTYQAVWTPERRARADSMGMDEREVVTLASIVEKEARIASEMPTIAAVYHNRLRIGMPLQADPTVQYALGVHRERLLYAAIDSVADNPYNTYRNRGLPPGPIASPSVRAIDAVLAPDSARYLYFVARPDGSHVFTRSLADHNRAKAAAQRERAAAARNATTSADSTGTP, encoded by the coding sequence ATGATGAGATCAACTGACTATCGAACGCACTCGCGTACACTGCGCGACGCTGTGCACCCCCCGCGGGCCGGCATGCTGCCGGCGATTGGCGCGCTCCTGCTGCTGAGCGTCGGCTGTGCGGGCGAGGGGAGCGGCGACCCGGTGCGCGTGCACGTGCCCGTTGGTGCTCCCTTCTCCCAGGTCGCTGATTCGCTCGCGGCAAAGGACATCGTGCGCGCGGCCCCGCTGTTCGAGCTGTACGCACGTGCCACCGGTGACGCGGCCCGGGTGAAGCCCGGCACGTATGCGTTCCGTGAGGGCAGCGGCTGGAAGACCGTGCTGCATTCGCTGGTGACCGGCGACGTGCTGACGGATCGCCTCGTGATCCCGGAAGGCTGGAACCTCGCCGGCATCGCACAGCGCATTGCGGCCGTGACCGAGCTGGCGGAGGACAGTGTCATGTCGCTGCTCGCCGACAGTGCGGTGGCCAGCCGGCACGGCGTGCCCGGGCCCACGCTCGAAGGCTACCTCTATCCGGCAACGTACACGTTCCCGATCGGAGTTCCCCTCGACACCATCGTCGCACGCATGGTCGACACGTACCAGGCCGTGTGGACCCCCGAGCGACGTGCCCGCGCCGACTCGATGGGCATGGACGAGCGCGAGGTCGTCACGCTCGCATCGATCGTCGAGAAGGAAGCGCGTATCGCGAGTGAAATGCCGACCATCGCGGCGGTCTACCACAACCGCCTGCGCATCGGCATGCCGCTCCAGGCCGACCCGACCGTGCAGTACGCGCTCGGCGTGCACCGTGAGCGTCTGCTGTACGCGGCGATCGACAGCGTCGCGGACAACCCCTACAACACGTACCGCAACCGCGGCCTGCCGCCCGGACCGATCGCGTCGCCCAGTGTGCGCGCGATTGACGCGGTGCTCGCGCCCGACTCGGCGCGCTACCTCTACTTCGTCGCACGGCCCGACGGCAGCCACGTCTTCACACGCTCGCTCGCGGACCACAACCGCGCCAAGGCAGCCGCGCAGCGCGAGCGCGCAGCCGCGGCCCGGAATGCGACCACGAGCGCCGACTCGACCGGCACACCATGA
- a CDS encoding 4-vinyl reductase — protein sequence MNRITTRPQELALPVASLAALRNALIDAVGEDDAAAALRAAGHAAGDALHTTLVAGDGDAAPAERFWQRLTQLFQSRGWGVLRHEDAHAGVGALSSPDWVEADAFAGAMRPSCFLTTGLLANLLGRIAGREVAVLEVECRSRGDARCRFLFGSAETLDAVYSHVARGENASDSLTGLR from the coding sequence ATGAACCGGATCACCACGCGACCCCAGGAGCTCGCACTGCCCGTCGCCTCGCTGGCCGCCCTGCGCAACGCCCTGATCGATGCGGTCGGGGAGGACGATGCCGCGGCGGCACTGCGCGCGGCCGGCCACGCGGCAGGCGACGCCCTGCACACGACGCTCGTCGCGGGCGACGGTGATGCGGCGCCCGCGGAGCGCTTCTGGCAGCGGCTGACCCAGCTGTTCCAGTCCCGGGGCTGGGGCGTGCTGCGGCATGAAGATGCCCATGCCGGTGTCGGCGCGCTGAGCTCACCGGACTGGGTCGAGGCTGATGCATTCGCCGGAGCCATGCGGCCGAGCTGCTTCCTGACCACGGGTCTCCTCGCCAACCTGCTGGGCCGCATTGCGGGTCGGGAGGTGGCTGTGCTCGAGGTCGAGTGCCGTTCCCGCGGGGATGCGCGCTGCCGCTTCCTGTTCGGCAGCGCAGAGACGCTCGACGCCGTGTACAGCCACGTCGCGCGCGGCGAGAACGCCAGCGACTCCCTGACCGGCCTGCGCTGA
- the ruvX gene encoding Holliday junction resolvase RuvX has translation MARILAVDYGERRIGVALSDPLRMIATPLPTLLRKRGKRPPVQAILDIVQANGVDALVVGLPLTLEGTESEWTLEVRAFGETLARRSGLPVTFVDERMSSVAAERAVRGLGLPKHERERKDRIDAAAAVLILQAHLDALRRDAQRNTEARTDETLDDEIN, from the coding sequence GTGGCACGCATTCTCGCCGTCGATTACGGCGAGCGTCGCATCGGCGTCGCACTCAGTGATCCGCTGCGCATGATCGCAACGCCCCTGCCGACGCTGCTGCGAAAGCGCGGCAAGCGCCCACCCGTGCAGGCGATCCTCGACATCGTACAGGCCAACGGCGTCGACGCGCTGGTTGTGGGACTTCCGCTCACGCTCGAGGGTACGGAAAGCGAGTGGACCCTCGAGGTGCGCGCATTCGGCGAAACGCTCGCGCGGCGCAGCGGATTGCCCGTGACGTTCGTCGACGAACGGATGTCGTCCGTGGCGGCGGAACGCGCCGTGCGCGGTCTCGGCCTGCCGAAGCACGAGCGGGAACGCAAGGACCGCATCGATGCCGCAGCCGCCGTGCTCATCCTGCAGGCGCACCTGGATGCGTTGCGGCGGGATGCGCAGCGGAATACCGAAGCAAGGACCGACGAAACGCTGGATGATGAGATCAACTGA